A single region of the Chitinispirillum alkaliphilum genome encodes:
- a CDS encoding Phytoene desaturase, which yields MKKPHVIVIGAGPGGLTASMTLAHQGFRVSVFEKNKYVGGRNGRLRQGPYSFDIGPTFLMMHPILEQVFRDVQRDIHDYIKLTKLDPMYTLTFRDKTIRPSSDHQKMAQQIKALFPGNEKGFEKFLRREKLRFERMYPCLQKPYSSIGSYISKPFFKAIPHFAIGKTLFQILNGYFDDKTLCTAFTFQAKYLGMSPWQCPGAFAIIPFIEHHWGIHHTDGGLCTISEKMASVAEEFGAEFHLSTPVKKIRVRNKKAHGVILESGEVIDADAVVINADFGYAMENLFEQGVLRKYTPQKLRKKRWSCSTFMIYMGLNTLYDEPFHNIIFADDYKTNITEISRGEKISDDMSIYIRNASVIDKTLAPKGRSALYILVPVPNTLKTEKWDRQLILSYREKILKRVMDKTGMKDLTSRIVCEKIATPDDWEQKNSIFIGSTFNLGHNLSQMLHLRPHNRFEEVKNCYIVGGGTHPGSGLPTIYESGRISSRLVCKDFGVTPAYGIRH from the coding sequence ATGAAAAAACCGCATGTAATTGTCATAGGAGCCGGGCCTGGTGGACTTACTGCATCAATGACTCTTGCTCATCAGGGATTCAGGGTTTCTGTCTTTGAAAAAAACAAATATGTGGGGGGGAGAAACGGGCGTCTGAGACAGGGCCCCTATAGTTTTGATATAGGACCTACATTTCTGATGATGCATCCCATTCTTGAACAGGTATTCAGGGATGTGCAGAGAGATATTCACGATTACATTAAGCTGACAAAGCTGGACCCGATGTATACACTCACTTTCAGGGACAAAACTATTCGCCCATCATCGGATCATCAGAAAATGGCTCAGCAGATCAAAGCTTTGTTTCCCGGTAATGAGAAAGGATTTGAAAAATTTCTCAGAAGAGAAAAACTGCGGTTTGAGAGAATGTACCCCTGTCTTCAAAAACCATACTCTTCAATAGGATCATACATTTCCAAGCCTTTTTTCAAAGCGATACCCCATTTTGCTATTGGCAAAACACTTTTCCAAATATTGAACGGCTATTTCGATGACAAAACCCTCTGTACAGCTTTTACATTTCAGGCAAAATACCTTGGAATGTCACCCTGGCAATGCCCGGGAGCTTTTGCGATAATCCCCTTTATAGAGCACCACTGGGGCATACACCATACAGACGGGGGCCTTTGTACGATTTCAGAAAAGATGGCAAGTGTTGCTGAGGAGTTTGGGGCTGAATTTCACCTCTCTACACCGGTTAAAAAAATAAGGGTCAGAAATAAAAAAGCACACGGAGTGATCCTTGAGAGCGGAGAAGTTATAGATGCAGATGCGGTAGTGATAAATGCAGATTTCGGATATGCTATGGAAAATCTGTTCGAACAGGGTGTGCTCCGTAAATACACACCTCAGAAGCTTAGAAAAAAGAGATGGTCCTGTTCCACATTTATGATCTATATGGGCCTAAACACTCTGTATGATGAACCGTTTCATAATATCATATTCGCAGATGATTACAAAACCAATATTACAGAAATTTCCCGTGGAGAAAAAATTTCTGACGACATGTCTATCTACATACGCAATGCTTCGGTTATAGACAAGACGCTTGCGCCTAAAGGCCGCTCTGCGCTCTACATCCTTGTGCCTGTACCCAACACGCTTAAAACGGAAAAGTGGGATCGGCAGCTAATACTATCCTACAGAGAAAAAATTCTTAAACGTGTTATGGATAAAACTGGCATGAAAGATCTAACATCCAGAATAGTGTGTGAAAAAATAGCCACCCCTGATGATTGGGAACAGAAAAACTCCATCTTTATCGGCTCTACTTTTAACCTTGGGCACAATCTCTCACAAATGCTTCACTTAAGACCACACAACAGATTTGAAGAGGTGAAAAACTGCTATATTGTTGGTGGGGGTACACATCCAGGTTCCGGTCTTCCCACAATATACGAATCCGGCAGAATCTCAAGCAGGCTGGTTTGTAAAGACTTTGGAGTCACCCCAGCTTACGGCATACGGCATTGA
- a CDS encoding Deoxyribodipyrimidine photolyase, type II — MIQEERIQHLNNTRPNRNGQFVLYWMQQSQRVKFNQALEYAAQSANDASVPLVVFFAVTESFPEANLRHYHFMLSGLKQTEMQLRDRGIRFVIRICKNIEECVAELAQRAVMVVTDWGYLSIQQLWRKQLVSVLNCPFVQIESDAIVPVMVASSKQEIGARTLRTKIQKNFNRFLQPLKEVSIGKDSLHLKFKSESLSDTDAFLELLKIDRTVPVVKWLKGGPEEAETVLGRFLKKKLSGFGQYRNDPSKNHLSNLSPYLHFGQISPVHVALKVSEAGSADTAAFLEEMVVRRELGFNFCMYNGNYDSFSAIPGWAAETLQKHRKDKRPRHYSLRELENAQTYDSYWNAAQREMVHLGKMHGYMRMYWGKKIIEWSPTPNEAFKRALYLNNKYSIDGRDPNSFTGVAWCFGLHDRAWGERDIFGKVRYMNSKGLERKFDMKKYVELVNKRVDRELNNGSHR, encoded by the coding sequence ATGATTCAAGAGGAAAGAATCCAACATCTCAACAATACCCGACCCAATCGAAACGGACAATTTGTACTGTACTGGATGCAGCAATCTCAAAGGGTAAAGTTCAATCAGGCACTGGAGTACGCGGCACAAAGTGCAAATGATGCCTCGGTTCCTTTGGTCGTTTTTTTTGCTGTAACTGAATCCTTCCCCGAAGCAAATCTCCGTCATTACCATTTTATGCTTTCAGGTCTTAAACAAACAGAAATGCAGCTTAGGGATCGGGGAATACGGTTTGTGATCAGAATATGCAAAAATATTGAGGAGTGTGTGGCAGAACTGGCCCAACGGGCTGTTATGGTTGTAACCGATTGGGGTTACCTGAGTATACAGCAGTTGTGGAGAAAACAATTGGTTTCGGTGTTGAACTGCCCGTTTGTACAGATCGAATCCGATGCAATTGTCCCTGTAATGGTGGCTTCTTCAAAACAGGAAATCGGAGCAAGAACACTTCGCACCAAAATACAAAAAAACTTCAACAGGTTTCTTCAACCCCTGAAAGAAGTCAGTATCGGAAAAGATTCACTTCATCTGAAATTCAAATCAGAAAGCCTCTCCGATACAGATGCATTTCTTGAATTATTGAAAATAGACAGGACCGTACCAGTGGTAAAATGGCTCAAAGGCGGGCCGGAAGAAGCTGAAACTGTTCTTGGTCGTTTTTTGAAAAAAAAGCTCTCAGGATTTGGCCAGTATCGCAATGACCCATCGAAAAATCACCTCTCAAACCTCAGCCCCTATCTTCACTTTGGACAGATCTCACCAGTGCACGTTGCCCTGAAGGTGAGTGAAGCGGGTTCTGCAGATACAGCCGCTTTCCTTGAAGAGATGGTGGTCAGAAGAGAGCTGGGGTTTAACTTTTGTATGTATAATGGCAATTACGATTCGTTTTCAGCGATTCCGGGGTGGGCAGCAGAAACTTTACAGAAACACCGAAAGGACAAAAGACCCAGACACTATTCACTCCGGGAGCTCGAAAATGCACAAACATACGATTCATACTGGAATGCTGCTCAGCGTGAAATGGTTCACCTGGGCAAAATGCATGGATACATGCGTATGTACTGGGGTAAAAAGATAATTGAGTGGTCACCCACACCAAATGAGGCTTTTAAAAGAGCTCTGTACCTTAACAACAAATATTCTATCGATGGCCGCGATCCCAACAGTTTCACCGGTGTGGCCTGGTGTTTCGGATTGCATGACCGGGCCTGGGGGGAGCGGGACATTTTCGGAAAGGTGCGCTATATGAACAGCAAAGGACTCGAGAGAAAATTTGATATGAAAAAGTATGTGGAATTAGTTAACAAAAGAGTCGACCGTGAGTTAAACAACGGCAGTCATAGATGA
- a CDS encoding hemerythrin HHE cation-binding protein codes for MAADILDQIHTEHELVQNLFKEILQTSTGSVKTREKLFTELKKNLIPHMKSEEELFYPLLKEHRHTKEMSLEALEEHHVAEMVLSELDRMAPSDENWNAKIKVLSELIEHHIEEEESEVFKGARDIIPQKLEPLLNQFVEKENALKSQL; via the coding sequence ATGGCAGCAGATATCCTTGATCAGATTCATACAGAGCATGAATTGGTACAGAACCTTTTCAAAGAAATTCTTCAAACCTCAACAGGCTCGGTTAAAACCCGGGAAAAACTTTTCACCGAGCTCAAAAAGAATCTCATCCCTCACATGAAATCAGAAGAAGAATTATTCTATCCGTTGCTTAAGGAGCACAGGCATACAAAAGAGATGTCACTTGAGGCTCTTGAGGAGCACCATGTTGCAGAAATGGTGCTCAGTGAGTTAGACAGGATGGCCCCATCGGATGAAAACTGGAATGCAAAAATCAAGGTCCTCAGCGAACTTATAGAACATCATATCGAAGAGGAAGAAAGTGAAGTTTTTAAGGGAGCAAGAGACATCATCCCCCAAAAACTGGAACCATTGCTCAATCAGTTCGTTGAAAAAGAGAACGCCCTGAAGTCGCAATTGTAA
- a CDS encoding TonB-dependent receptor, whose product MKGLAMKTAKLLLFALFAATVVYAEDEIRLPRIDVIGEVEEEYQYIPGAFEIISPEILTQSRPLSTQDALKRVAGVNVVETDGFGFYPRIGIRGLNPDMSRKVLLLEDGAPVQLGPFIDPAAYYSPPVERMERLEVLKGSSSLRYGPSTIGGAVNYITRKPQPRRHGMVALKGGNAGYGSILAEYGDKWGDFLGSVSFLHKQGDGWRDMPFTVNDLVLKGSVSAGSAHHFSVKGTFYDQVSHHTYLGLTQREFEEDCQLNRAENDRMYVRRLSLDLNHEYDISEDILIRTLAYWNKAERNWWREDFAFASDQAIDGYGDTIEAGYNYMRNSVGGRLREFNVMGIDSRLEYNYRFGDVANKLEIGLRPHYEFMTNNRINSSDSAMARSGDLAEDDSRYTAALAFFAQNRFRMVNHSLTPGLRVEYYNQKREVRRMSNDSVNVTTSASNTVLIPGVGYSWRINPSINLFAGVHRGFAPPRVQDAIDGQGQAVKLDAENSINYELGLRGRIGPARYEVTGFRYDFDNQVINASEAGGASAATHTNAGETVNQGMEMTLSAELLNSVELSTNWTWVPVAEFRNDLFDSNDRQVRFKGNRLPYAPEHLVNARVGYRLGPVTTGVSYSYTGKQYTDEANTEIGSARGREGAIPSYSLWNMDVQYRINRMFELNGTVKNIFDHKYISSRAPRGIFPGAGRMVHLGGSFSF is encoded by the coding sequence ATGAAAGGTTTGGCAATGAAAACGGCAAAATTGCTACTTTTTGCACTATTTGCTGCAACAGTAGTCTATGCAGAGGATGAAATTCGTCTGCCACGGATCGATGTTATCGGAGAAGTTGAAGAAGAATATCAGTATATTCCTGGAGCATTTGAAATTATCTCACCAGAAATTCTCACCCAGTCCAGACCTTTGAGCACACAGGACGCCCTTAAAAGAGTTGCTGGTGTAAATGTGGTTGAAACAGACGGGTTTGGGTTTTACCCCAGGATAGGAATCAGAGGGCTTAACCCTGATATGAGCAGAAAGGTACTGCTTTTAGAGGACGGGGCGCCGGTGCAGCTCGGTCCCTTTATCGACCCGGCAGCATACTACAGTCCGCCTGTTGAGAGAATGGAGCGTCTAGAAGTACTTAAGGGAAGTAGCAGTCTGCGCTACGGGCCTTCAACAATTGGAGGTGCGGTAAACTATATAACCAGAAAACCCCAGCCGCGCCGCCATGGTATGGTGGCTCTCAAAGGGGGGAATGCCGGATATGGGTCGATTCTCGCAGAGTATGGTGATAAATGGGGTGATTTTCTTGGGTCTGTCTCTTTTCTGCATAAGCAGGGTGATGGGTGGAGAGATATGCCATTCACAGTAAATGACCTGGTTTTAAAGGGTAGTGTGAGTGCGGGGAGTGCTCACCATTTTTCAGTTAAAGGAACTTTCTATGACCAGGTTTCACACCACACCTATCTGGGTTTGACTCAGAGGGAGTTTGAAGAGGATTGCCAGCTTAACAGAGCGGAAAATGACCGGATGTATGTCAGACGGCTCTCCCTTGATTTAAACCATGAATATGATATCTCGGAAGATATTTTGATCAGAACCCTGGCGTATTGGAACAAGGCTGAGCGTAACTGGTGGCGTGAAGATTTCGCGTTTGCCTCGGATCAGGCAATTGACGGTTACGGTGATACTATCGAGGCCGGATACAATTATATGAGAAATTCTGTGGGAGGTAGATTACGCGAATTCAATGTGATGGGAATCGATAGCCGTCTGGAATACAATTATCGGTTTGGAGATGTTGCAAACAAACTTGAAATTGGATTGCGTCCCCATTATGAATTCATGACCAATAACAGGATCAACAGCTCAGACAGTGCTATGGCCCGCTCCGGTGATCTCGCAGAGGATGACTCCAGATACACAGCCGCTCTGGCGTTCTTTGCACAAAACAGATTCCGTATGGTCAACCATAGTCTGACTCCGGGATTGAGAGTGGAATACTACAACCAGAAAAGGGAAGTAAGGCGAATGTCCAATGACTCTGTGAATGTCACAACAAGCGCCTCCAACACAGTGCTCATTCCGGGTGTCGGCTATTCCTGGAGGATAAACCCTTCCATAAACCTGTTTGCGGGAGTACATCGCGGATTCGCCCCGCCAAGGGTTCAGGATGCGATAGACGGACAGGGGCAGGCTGTTAAACTGGATGCAGAAAACAGCATCAACTATGAACTTGGGCTCAGAGGTAGAATTGGTCCTGCACGCTACGAAGTAACCGGTTTCCGATATGATTTTGACAATCAGGTTATTAATGCAAGTGAAGCCGGTGGGGCGAGTGCTGCAACCCATACCAATGCCGGTGAAACTGTGAATCAGGGCATGGAGATGACCCTGAGTGCGGAGTTGCTCAACTCTGTGGAGCTGAGCACAAACTGGACATGGGTCCCTGTTGCTGAATTCAGAAATGATCTCTTTGACTCCAATGACCGCCAGGTAAGGTTTAAAGGTAATCGCCTTCCCTATGCACCCGAACACCTGGTTAATGCACGTGTGGGATATCGCTTAGGCCCGGTCACCACTGGTGTAAGTTATAGCTACACAGGTAAACAGTACACCGATGAAGCAAATACAGAAATCGGATCTGCCCGTGGAAGAGAAGGGGCAATACCTTCCTACTCCCTTTGGAACATGGATGTACAGTACAGGATAAACAGAATGTTTGAACTGAACGGAACAGTGAAAAACATTTTTGACCACAAGTACATATCTTCCAGGGCGCCAAGAGGAATATTTCCCGGAGCAGGAAGAATGGTTCATCTGGGTGGTAGCTTCTCATTCTAA
- a CDS encoding sNARE-like domain protein, protein MKQNSSGRRFLKRYIFGSVFLLFLLFAAVMLLDASGGTETDPHELQLLNPYAWIGIITSLIIFCIKGATMVIPIVVLYMGIGAAFQPYTAVLVGFVGLILELSTGFIMGKKLGRKRVMPVVAKSRHGKKIASYAADRGVVSSFMARVVPGPPIDLISMLFGAVNARYLPFMCGSLLVLVPRMVLVVLLGSLAVRPLENRFLIPAIIVLVVIVVIVTLKKLYTPNSGPEILLYGKNEES, encoded by the coding sequence ATGAAGCAAAATAGTTCCGGAAGAAGATTTCTCAAAAGATACATTTTTGGCAGCGTGTTTCTGCTGTTCCTTCTGTTTGCCGCAGTAATGCTGCTGGATGCAAGTGGCGGTACAGAAACTGACCCTCATGAACTTCAGTTACTCAATCCCTATGCCTGGATAGGTATCATCACCAGTTTGATAATCTTTTGCATCAAGGGTGCAACTATGGTCATACCTATTGTGGTTCTTTACATGGGTATTGGTGCTGCGTTTCAGCCTTATACAGCTGTTCTGGTTGGTTTTGTAGGATTGATTCTGGAGCTGAGCACAGGGTTTATCATGGGCAAAAAACTGGGTCGTAAACGCGTGATGCCTGTTGTTGCGAAAAGCAGACATGGTAAAAAGATTGCCTCCTATGCTGCAGACAGAGGTGTGGTAAGTAGTTTTATGGCAAGGGTCGTCCCCGGGCCGCCCATAGATTTGATCAGTATGCTGTTTGGTGCTGTGAATGCGCGATACCTGCCGTTTATGTGTGGTTCCTTATTGGTACTTGTACCCAGAATGGTATTGGTTGTTCTTCTGGGCAGTCTTGCTGTAAGGCCATTGGAGAATCGGTTCCTGATACCGGCAATAATAGTGCTGGTTGTCATTGTGGTAATTGTGACACTGAAAAAATTGTACACGCCCAATAGTGGGCCAGAAATATTGCTGTATGGAAAAAACGAAGAATCATAG
- a CDS encoding Enoyl-[acyl-carrier-protein] reductase codes for MLFDKLTQRGRDFLGVKYPLIAGAMTWISDYNLVEAVSDNGAFPVLAGGNMPPDIFEKEVDRCVENIKKPFAVNLITIAPNYKVQYEILQSKNVPFVVFAGSFPRKADIRGMKTSGKRTMSFASDESIAKLQIQFGVDSLILEGSEAGGHIGHVSLTILLQQVLFEFNEVPIFVGGGIGTGKMIAHLLAMGASGCQLGTRFVMTEECTAHKNFKDVFIKSKARHAISTPQYDSKLPVVAVRSIKNSGTDQFGKLQLELLKKLAKGELTREKAQYEVEKFWMGALREAVIEGDVEKGSLMAGQSVGLMREVLPMKDVVENMIKEAEDELQKIRERVG; via the coding sequence ATGCTTTTTGATAAACTCACCCAAAGAGGGCGCGACTTTTTAGGTGTAAAATACCCATTGATAGCAGGAGCTATGACATGGATCAGCGACTATAATCTTGTTGAGGCAGTGAGTGACAACGGAGCATTTCCGGTACTTGCCGGAGGAAACATGCCACCCGACATTTTCGAAAAGGAAGTCGACAGGTGTGTTGAAAATATAAAAAAACCATTTGCAGTCAATCTCATTACCATCGCACCCAATTATAAAGTTCAATATGAGATACTTCAGAGTAAAAATGTCCCATTTGTGGTTTTTGCGGGAAGTTTCCCCAGAAAAGCCGATATCCGGGGCATGAAAACAAGCGGCAAACGCACTATGTCATTTGCAAGTGATGAGAGTATTGCAAAGCTGCAGATCCAGTTTGGTGTAGATTCGCTTATTCTGGAGGGAAGTGAAGCGGGGGGGCATATTGGTCATGTATCCCTTACAATTCTTCTTCAGCAGGTTCTTTTTGAATTCAATGAGGTGCCAATTTTTGTCGGAGGTGGAATCGGAACAGGGAAAATGATAGCTCACCTGCTGGCGATGGGAGCCTCTGGTTGTCAGCTCGGGACTCGCTTTGTGATGACAGAAGAGTGCACAGCACACAAAAATTTCAAAGATGTGTTCATTAAATCAAAAGCACGACACGCGATATCCACACCTCAGTACGACTCAAAACTACCGGTTGTAGCTGTACGCTCAATCAAAAACAGCGGGACCGATCAATTTGGAAAACTTCAGCTCGAGCTTCTTAAGAAACTTGCAAAGGGTGAGCTCACCAGGGAAAAGGCTCAGTATGAAGTGGAGAAATTCTGGATGGGAGCTCTCAGAGAGGCTGTTATTGAGGGGGATGTTGAAAAGGGGTCATTGATGGCTGGTCAGAGTGTGGGACTTATGCGCGAGGTGCTTCCGATGAAGGATGTAGTCGAAAATATGATTAAAGAAGCCGAAGATGAACTGCAGAAAATAAGGGAAAGGGTTGGATAG